CGGTCGTAGTTCTCCCCGTAGCCGAGGGTCTCCTCGCCCTCGCGCTCGCTGATGAAGTTCACGTAGACGCCGCCGGTCGCGTACGTCGCCATGGCGTCGAAGAACTCGCGGGACCAGGCGATGCACGCGTCGTCCATCGCGGGATCCTCCCAGCGGGTGTGAACGTTCATCCCGTACTCCGCGTCGCGGTGCGGGAAGGCCGTCGCGTCCGTCGGCACTCGTCCCATCGCGCCGCCGATCTGTCCGAAGAAGATTTCGGACTGGGCCGTCGGCAGGTTCCGCGCGTACTCGACGACGGTATCGATCGCCTCGTCCGGGATCGTACTGAAGTTGTGTGACTTCCAGTAGTTTCGGGCCCCGTCGGTGAGCAGCGGATCGAACGCCCGTTGGAACTCGGCGTACCGGTGCGGGCCGACGCCGTCGGCGACCGGGTCGCCGTACTCCCGGATCGGGGCCAGCACCGCTTCGCCCTCGGCGATATCGCCGGCGTAGAACGGCACCACCACGATCACGTCCTCGCCGTGGATGTCCTCCGGCAGGAACGGGAGCGGCGGCGCCTTGCGGAGGACGACCCAGACGGTCGACTCGTCCGGCGCGTCCGCGTTGAAGTCGCGCACGTGTCGGAGGACGTTCGGGGCGTCCGCGCCGCGGTAGACGACCATCCCGGCGAGCACCGCCGGACCGACTTCGTGGAGATCGAACTCGAAGGACGTGACGACGCCGAAGTTGCCGCCGCCGCCGCGGATCCCCCAGAAGAGATCCGGGTTCTCGTCCTCGCTCGCGCGGCGGAGTTCGCCGTCCGCCGTGACGACGTCGACCGATCGCAGGTTGTCCACGGTCATGCCGTACTTCCGAGTGAGCCAGCCGAAGCCGCCGCCCAGCGTCAGCCCGGCGACGCCGGTCGTCGAGTTGATTCCCAGCGGGGTCGCGAGGCCGAACGCTTGGGCCTCGTGGTCGAAATCGGCGAGCGTCGCACCGGGTTCGACTCGAGCCGTCTTGCGTTCGGGGGTGACGCGAACCGAACGCATCGCCGAGAGGTCGAGC
This portion of the Haloterrigena gelatinilytica genome encodes:
- a CDS encoding FAD-binding oxidoreductase produces the protein MAVTTTPVDDGAINGFGEELRGDLLRPADPNYDEARSIWNGMIDRSPAAIVRAMGVSDVIATVNFAREHEMRLAIRGGGHNIAGNAVCDDGLMLDLSAMRSVRVTPERKTARVEPGATLADFDHEAQAFGLATPLGINSTTGVAGLTLGGGFGWLTRKYGMTVDNLRSVDVVTADGELRRASEDENPDLFWGIRGGGGNFGVVTSFEFDLHEVGPAVLAGMVVYRGADAPNVLRHVRDFNADAPDESTVWVVLRKAPPLPFLPEDIHGEDVIVVVPFYAGDIAEGEAVLAPIREYGDPVADGVGPHRYAEFQRAFDPLLTDGARNYWKSHNFSTIPDEAIDTVVEYARNLPTAQSEIFFGQIGGAMGRVPTDATAFPHRDAEYGMNVHTRWEDPAMDDACIAWSREFFDAMATYATGGVYVNFISEREGEETLGYGENYDRLVDVKTTYDPENLFRMNQNVEPEPAA